The Geomonas agri genome contains the following window.
GGGATGCATTGTCCGAATTGTGGCTGATGTTCGAGCTCATCTGCTCCATGCTACTGGAAACCTCTTCGGCCGCAGCAGCCTGCTCGCTCGCCCCCTGACTCATCTCAGTCGCGCTCGAAGAGAGCTCCACACTACCTGCAGCGACATTGCTTGAGGCGCTCTGCACTGAGGCTACGACCTCCTTAAGGTTACCGACCATCTCGTTCAGCGCTTGGGCAAGTTGTCCAACCTCGTCCTTGCTGCCAACTTCGAGGTTCTTGGTCAGATCTCCCTTCGAAATGGCATGGGCAAAATCTACCCCTTTGCGCAACGGGGCTGTGATCATCCGTGAAATAAAGAATCCCAGCAGAAGTGCGACGACCATCCCCCCCGCCGCGGCCCCAATCATGGCCGAGGTTGCTTCACTGGCCACCTTCTCGTTCTTTTCCGCAGTCAGCTTTGCCTGGCTTACCTTTGAGTCTACCAGCCGGTCCAACACCTCCTGGTAATGCATAGCAGCCTTCTTCCCGTCCCCCTGGAGGATGCTCTTGGCCTCGGCATCACGGTCGACCTTGGCAAGGTCCATAACCTTCTCTATGTACTGCCCGTACTCCACTCTGACCTGCTTGTAGTCATCCAGTAGCTTACGTCCCTCTTCGGTCATGATAGTCTTCTCGACGGCGGCGACCTTCTCCCCAATACCGGTGCGCAAGTCCTTGATGGTTCCCAGAATCTTCTCCCTCTCGGCATTGTCGTTTGTCTCCACCAAATCGCGCAGATTGATTCTGACCCTCTGAAAAGCAACTGCAATGGCACCTATCTCCTCCAAGGGAATCGTGACCTTTTCGTACATGAGCTGGTCGGCTGCCTTGATCGTATGGAGCTTCACGGTCCCGATCCACCCTACTCCGCCAGCAATCAATGCAAGCATCATGAAGCTCACCATCAGTTTCTTTCCGATACCCAGATTGAAGAACCAACCCATTCTTACCTCCACCCTCCGCTGGATTTGCCCCTGCATGTCACGGAACTGCGTCGCGATGAAGGAGCACACAAGATCTTCTAACTATCGGCGCACTAGATAAGAACTTAAGCCAGGATCTCTGGCTGCTTCCAACACAGGTCGCGCCAGTTCCACGAAGGGCTGGAAGCTTGTGGGACTGGTTCGTCGTCAGGCTGACGGCGCCTCTGCTTGCTTCCAATACTTGCTTACGGGGACCATAGTGCCGCCCAAAGTAAAGGTCTCCGAGGAAATTGCCCTCGACCTGGAGGAGTGGAGGGCCTGGCAAATTACCTGCTTCTACTCCACGCTTTTATTGCCCCGTAGCGGAATCTACCTCTCATGCCTCGCCCACCTCCAACTATTTCATTAATCGTTGTACAGTCTGGTTAGATTCGACACCTTTCCACTGCCTCTGTGGATAAGACCTCAAATCCTGTGGATAAGTGCACTGGTTGTGACGCAAAAATAGGCACTTTTACGGTTTGCACATTTTCTGCACAATCACGTAAGTAGCTGTAATTACGTGTCAATATCTATTTAATGTGTCTTGTGACTGGTAGAGAGCATGCAGTTTTTTGCAATGTATCGGCAACGAATGAACAAAGGTGGATAAGTAACTAAAATCACGAGGTGAAAGGCAGGTGCTTGTAGCAGTAATTATTTGCTGTGACCTTCAATCATTAGAACAAACGGAGGAACGATAAGGCAATTAAGACTCCTTCTCCATTCTCGCCGACGATACCAGATTCGGTTTCAGCGCAGTTTTCCCAAAAATTAAAGTCGCTACTGACCTTGAGGACGCACTGGCCATACAACTGCACGGCTCGGAACGGCGCGCCCTGGAGGGCTTGGAGCAGAACCGTCTGAAGCTCCTTGCCGACTTCGGGAGGGCCTGCGGAAAGGGAAGATAAGCGAAAGACCCGGATGCATGCGAAAGTTCATGCGAAAACCGGGGCTGCCTTGGAGAATCGGTAACGATTTTTATTAGATAGATGGAGCGGTAAACCTTGTAATATCTCCTAGCCGCCGTACAGTTATCTTTGATAAATTAGGCCTTTGGAGTCTTGGGTTAGCCCCAACGCCTCGGAACAGGACCGCCTATTGACGTCACCCGGGTATCACCTTAACAGAGGTACCTGCCAACAGCCTTGCAGTCACCTACCTCGGTGGTTACTAGACAGAGTTCAATGTAGATGCACAGTGGGAAAGTTGGTGGGGATCAGACAGCATCACAACAACTCAAAGTGATCTAAAGGGGGGGGCGGCCGTGGACATGGAGAAACGAATTTCAGCCAGACTTACCTTTCGTGCGAAGGCATACATCCATTGGAATAATCACGACATTGAGGGGCAAGTGGAGAATGTCAGCGTTGATGGTGCCTTTGTGACGGCGGCTTCCAAGGTGCAAATAAACGACGTGGTCTCACTCACCATCAATGACACTCCCACCGTCGGCATAAATGCGAAGGTGGTTAGGTTGACGAACACGGGGATGGGATTGAGGTTTGAAAAGGCGCTGCATTTTTAAGAAGAGGCACAGAATCGTTCTTGACGCTGTTAACCATCTGCGACTCCGGCCACCTCTCCATGAGATCAGCAGGGTAATGCTGGAATTGATGTAACAGACCCGCCGTATTGCTCACTTGCCGATCCAAACACACCGGACACTCATCAGGAGATAGGATGCCCGGCAGCCTTTCCTGAGGCTGTACGAGTCGATTTGGGGCGGTTGTGTGTGGATCGAACTTCATGGGCAAACAGTTCACTGTCGATCAGCGGTTGAAGGATGGCACCGTAGGTGACCTTGATGTAAGGGCCATTCTTGCGCGGGGAGCCGAAATTGATCGCGTTGGCGATTAGCTCCTTTCCCGTACCAGTTTTTTCCAAAGGTAGCACCGTGTTAGAAAGCTTAGTAAGCGGCCATACCATCTTCATGACGTTTCTGACCCCGGAATTCCCGCCGATAATGTCCTCTCCCGTCTGGGGAAAGAGCTCCCTTAGTTCGCTAGCGCAGGAACCTGTGCCCCCCAGGTGGCGGTGGCTCCGACTGCATGAACGTTAGCGCGAATCTCCTGCCGTACCAGGATAACGGCTATTGCCTTGACGGCTTCTTAATGCCTTTACGGGACATTTTAACACCGTCTTTAGATGTTCAGAGATATGGTGATACCAAGGTGTAGAAAAACCAACTGGAGCATCGCCTTGAAGATCTTTCTTCATGTCCTGAAGCACCTCATCTCTACAATAGAGAACCGGTAAAGAGGGTGCCGCTGGCACGGTCTGATGTTGAAGGAGTGTGAGATGAAAAAGTTGTCACTGCTGTTGACGTTGTCGGTATTCCTGGCCTCTCCCCTGTTCGCCGTTTCCTACCCCCCTTCCGTTCAGGAGCCTGTCTACCTGAAAGAGGACGATGTGATGACGACAGGGACCAAAGTGCATATGTTTCACAGTGGCACCCAGGATGTGCGTAACGCCAGCAAGACGGGTGACATCCTGACCATTTACCGCGAGTACCCCCCCGATTTGGGGGTGGTAACCAAGCAGACCGGCAAGATCAAGGTAATCGGTACGATCGGTGATTACTACTTCGAAGGGCACGTTATCGAGGGGTTTGCGCAACCGGGGAGTCTGGCAATGAAAGGCACAACGGCCTGCATCATTACCACTCGGCTCAAGCAGAAGTAAAAAGACACGGAGAACACCATGAACATGTACGAATGGCTTCAGACCATCCTCTTTTTCGTACTCCTGCTGCTGGCGGTAAAGCCGCTGGGGAGCTATCTTGCCAAGGTCTTCCAGGGACAGCGCACGTTCCTCTCGCCGGTCCTAGTCCCTTGCGAGAGCTTCCTCTACCGCATCTGCGGCGTGGACAAGGATGAGGAAATGCAGTGGCAGCGCTACGCGTGGGCGCTGATCCTTTTCAACTTCATCTGCGGGGTAGCCCTGTTGGCAATCCTGCTGCTCCAGGGAATCCTGCCTCTGAACCCGCAGAAGTTCCCGGCTTTTTCATGGCACCTCGCGCTCAACACGGCGGTCAGCTTCATGACCAACACCAACTGGCAGAACTACGGCGGCGAGTCTACCGCGAGCTACTTCACCCAGATGGCCGGCTTTGCGGTGCACAACTTCCTCTCCGCCGCTACCGGCATCGTGGTCGCCATCGCCACCATTCGCGGCTTCGTCCGGCGCAGGGTCTCGGAGATCGGCAACTTCTACGTCGACCTCGCCAGGTGCACCCTGTACGTCCTGCTGCCTATCTCGCTGGCCTTCGCGGTATTCCTGGTGTCCCAAGGGGTGATCCAGAACTTCAGCGGCTATAAGACGGTGCCGCTGGTCCAGGCGACCAGCTACGACAAGCCCAAACTCGATGCGCAAGGGAACGCCCTAAAGGACGCCAAGGGGAACGCGGTGACCGAAACGGTCACGGTGAAAGAGGTGACCCTTCCCATGGGGCCGGTCGCTTCCCAAGAGGCGATCAAGGAGCTGGGCACCAACGGCGGCGGTTTCTTCAACGCGAACTCGGCGCACCCTTACGAGAATCCAACCCCGCTCTCCAACATCGCGGAGGTCTTCCTGATCCTTCTCATCGGCGGCAGCCTCACCTACACCTTCGGGGTGATGGCGGGGAACACCCGCCAGGGATGGGCGCTGCTGGCGGTGATGCTTGCAATCCTGGTTACCGCGACCGCCGTCCTCTACTGTGCGGAAACGAGCGGCAACCCCTTGGTGGCAAAGCTCGGCGTGCACGGCGTCAACATGGAGGGGAAAGAGACACGCTTTGGTCTCGTTGGCACCTCACTGTTCGCAACGGCGACCACCGGCACCTCCTGCGGTGCGGTCAACGCCATGCACGATTCCATGACGCCCTTGGGCGGGATGGTTCCGCTGTCCTTGATCCTCCTTTCGGAGGTGGTCTTCGGAGGGGTCGGGACCGGGCTTTACACAATGATCGCCTTCGTTGTGATCGCGGTCTTCATCGCGGGGCTGATGATCGGACGTACGCCGGAGTTGCTGGGGAAAAAGATCGAGGTGCGCGAG
Protein-coding sequences here:
- a CDS encoding sigma 54-interacting transcriptional regulator, which translates into the protein MGGTGSCASELRELFPQTGEDIIGGNSGVRNVMKMVWPLTKLSNTVLPLEKTGTGKELIANAINFGSPRKNGPYIKVTYGAILQPLIDSELFAHEVRSTHNRPKSTRTASGKAAGHPIS
- the kdpA gene encoding potassium-transporting ATPase subunit KdpA, with protein sequence MNMYEWLQTILFFVLLLLAVKPLGSYLAKVFQGQRTFLSPVLVPCESFLYRICGVDKDEEMQWQRYAWALILFNFICGVALLAILLLQGILPLNPQKFPAFSWHLALNTAVSFMTNTNWQNYGGESTASYFTQMAGFAVHNFLSAATGIVVAIATIRGFVRRRVSEIGNFYVDLARCTLYVLLPISLAFAVFLVSQGVIQNFSGYKTVPLVQATSYDKPKLDAQGNALKDAKGNAVTETVTVKEVTLPMGPVASQEAIKELGTNGGGFFNANSAHPYENPTPLSNIAEVFLILLIGGSLTYTFGVMAGNTRQGWALLAVMLAILVTATAVLYCAETSGNPLVAKLGVHGVNMEGKETRFGLVGTSLFATATTGTSCGAVNAMHDSMTPLGGMVPLSLILLSEVVFGGVGTGLYTMIAFVVIAVFIAGLMIGRTPELLGKKIEVREMWMSIITVLTSGVLVLIFSGVALLLPSAISSMANPGAHGLSEVLYAFASMSNNNGSAFAGLNGNTVFYNLSGAVAMFLGRFAPIVASLAMAGSLAGKKYVPPSLGTLPTDKAPFALWLTLVILIVGALTFFPALSLGPIVEHLIMLGGK
- a CDS encoding methyl-accepting chemotaxis protein, which produces MGWFFNLGIGKKLMVSFMMLALIAGGVGWIGTVKLHTIKAADQLMYEKVTIPLEEIGAIAVAFQRVRINLRDLVETNDNAEREKILGTIKDLRTGIGEKVAAVEKTIMTEEGRKLLDDYKQVRVEYGQYIEKVMDLAKVDRDAEAKSILQGDGKKAAMHYQEVLDRLVDSKVSQAKLTAEKNEKVASEATSAMIGAAAGGMVVALLLGFFISRMITAPLRKGVDFAHAISKGDLTKNLEVGSKDEVGQLAQALNEMVGNLKEVVASVQSASSNVAAGSVELSSSATEMSQGASEQAAAAEEVSSSMEQMSSNISHNSDNASQTEKIAVHSAESAKESGKAVEQTVHAMREITGKITIIEEIARQTNLLALNAAIEAARAGEHGKGFAVVAAEVRKLAERSHKAAVEISELSANSLDVAEKAGGMLVQMVPDILKTAELVQEISAASREQGTGAEQINKAVQQLDQVIQQNASASEEMASTAEELSSQAEVLQSSISFFKIDGGSTAPRPCTPQAKARKAIPSSHTLRKAGVSQQPKERHGVDIDIRHDTFDQGFEAY
- a CDS encoding PilZ domain-containing protein produces the protein MEKRISARLTFRAKAYIHWNNHDIEGQVENVSVDGAFVTAASKVQINDVVSLTINDTPTVGINAKVVRLTNTGMGLRFEKALHF